The Poseidonibacter antarcticus genome includes the window AAAGTTACATCCAAATAACCTAGACATAGTTGCTTTATTAATAAGGTAACCTTTACAAAAAGGTACAAAATGCGACACGACTCTTAAATATTGCTTAATTTAGACCTTTTTAGATTATGGCGTTTGAGCCAGTTATAAAGATTAGCTTCTGTAGTGTTATATCTATTTGCTATAAATTTTTGTGTTGATCCATTTGATAGTAAAGCCTCAATTTCAGGTTTAAATTTATCAAGTTTACTTTTCCCTGGTCCTTTTGGACGACCAAGTTTTATCCCATTTTCCTTTTTAACTCGTAATGCTTCTTTTGTACGAATTGAAATAAAATCTCTTTCGATTTCCGATGCAATAGCAAATGCCATTGCCATAACTTTACTTTGAATAGAATCATCAAGATTCCAATTGCCTTTTATTGCGTATATTTTTATTTCTTTTTGAGATGCTATAGATAGTATCTCCATAATCTCCAACATACTTCTGCCTAAGAGAGAAAGTTCGCTTACAATAATAATATCTCCAGTAGAACTTCGCCAAAGAATTGAGAAACAACTTAATAAAGTAGAGGCTTCAAATAAATTTTCTAAAGCAGTATTCTTTAGAAATAATGCAGAGTTTATATTTGCATCACAAGAGGAACAAAATATTGCAAATAACTGCAAAAGACTTATTCAAAATACTGTCATACTTTGGAACTACTTATACATCAACAAAAAATTGCAACTAGCTTCATCACAAACACAAAAGGATGAAATCATAGAAGCACTAAAGAACAGTTCAATAGTTCACTGGAGTCATATCAATTTTTATGGTACTTATGATTTTACAAAAATAGATAAAAAAGTATTATCAATGATTAGCTAAAAAATCACTCTATATTTGGACGAGAAATGGTTTTATGAGTTTGGAAAGAATCTAAGTAAAGGGAATGTCCTTATAGAGGCTTTAAAATCTAGTTTAAGCTATATTTAAAATTCTTTGTCGCATTTTTCCCAAATATGTAAAGGTATTCTATATCTCCAATCCTAGCAAATATGGTACTTGATGGGATTGAAGAAATAGCTAAAAGTCATAGAAAGAAATTCCAAAAGATGAAAGATGGTGTCATTTTATATCGATACAGTAATCATTTTAATTTTGTAAGATATGCCGATGATTTTGTAATCATCAGCAATAACCCGAAAAATCTTCGTTTACTTCAAAAAGATATAGAAATATTTTTACAAGTAAGAGGACTAGAGCTTTCTAAAGAGAAAACTTTTATTACTCATATACGAAAAGGATTTGACTTCTTAGGTTTTAATTTCAGAAAATATCCAAATAATAAAGTGATAGTAAAACCAAGTAAAGATGGAATAAAATCTTTTAAATCTAAAATCAAAGAGATATTTAAACAACATAACTCTTCACCTTTAGAACTATTAATTGATAAACTAAACCCTTTAATAAAAGGTTGGGCTTACTATTATAGATTTGTTAATTCAAAGGTTATATTCTCACTACTAGACCGATATATTTGGTACAAATCTTTTAACTGGGTCAAAAGACTTCATCAAAGGCGAGAAATAATGAAATATTATAAAAAATATTTTAAACTATCACCTAACTATCAATCAGAAACTTTATCAAATGGTATTAAGTATGTAGCAAGATTATCGGCTTTGCCATTACTTGAACATATTAAAATAGTATCAACTGCTAACCCTTATAATAAAGATGATAATTTATACTTTACTAAACGATATATTTCCCTAAAACTTCGCAATAAATTTAGTTATTAATGCTTGAGCCGTATGCTGTGAAAGTAGCAAGTACGGTTCTTAGGAGAGGGAGTGACTGTGAGGTTGCTTCCTTATCCGACTATATCACAAAGAAATTACAACAAGCCCCGACCCAAAAAGAAAAAGATGAGATATTAGATGCTCTCAAAAATAGTTCAATTGTTGCCTGGTCTCACATTAATTTATTTGGAATATACGACTTCC containing:
- a CDS encoding recombinase family protein — encoded protein: MLEIMEILSIASQKEIKIYAIKGNWNLDDSIQSKVMAMAFAIASEIERDFISIRTKEALRVKKENGIKLGRPKGPGKSKLDKFKPEIEALLSNGSTQKFIANRYNTTEANLYNWLKRHNLKRSKLSNI
- a CDS encoding transposase, producing the protein MSPVELRQRIEKQLNKVEASNKFSKAVFFRNNAEFIFASQEEQNIANNCKRLIQNTVILWNYLYINKKLQLASSQTQKDEIIEALKNSSIVHWSHINFYGTYDFTKIDKKVLSMIS
- a CDS encoding group II intron maturase-specific domain-containing protein, which produces MLANMVLDGIEEIAKSHRKKFQKMKDGVILYRYSNHFNFVRYADDFVIISNNPKNLRLLQKDIEIFLQVRGLELSKEKTFITHIRKGFDFLGFNFRKYPNNKVIVKPSKDGIKSFKSKIKEIFKQHNSSPLELLIDKLNPLIKGWAYYYRFVNSKVIFSLLDRYIWYKSFNWVKRLHQRREIMKYYKKYFKLSPNYQSETLSNGIKYVARLSALPLLEHIKIVSTANPYNKDDNLYFTKRYISLKLRNKFSY
- a CDS encoding transposase → MKVASTVLRRGSDCEVASLSDYITKKLQQAPTQKEKDEILDALKNSSIVAWSHINLFGIYDFQSYSKRIHRLIALEETKGFMNTISPEK